One Planctomycetota bacterium DNA segment encodes these proteins:
- a CDS encoding helix-hairpin-helix domain-containing protein, whose amino-acid sequence MPNLPVIDLGQIAAAVRLPLARVEAVVGLLDAGNTVPFITRYRKDQTGGLDEEQIRAVQERVIKERLLAERKQTILRSIESQGRLTPELSAAIAKADTTKRLEDLYLPYKPKKQTLATTARQRELEPLALEILNADSACADLDARARDFVNPDKHVGSAADALLGAGHILAEMFSERADLRERLRPIFDRSGRIITSAIEQESKKTSEPAAPAKEAETQEASADESIPAPAVASTTVEPEAEAPTDPEPAPSEPSVAAELASTAVETTSETSAAVAEAPAPTDSAAPAPAMAKPAKGEAGKKKKATDLRKQRKLDRQKERQAWLQRAFRDYFNFSDELGKIPPHRILAINRGERARILRIKIEFDVAGMQQAAEDLLVPAVHPHAEFLRGCVRDALTRLVLPSLEREVRRELTDLAEEHAVEVFIQNLRKLLLQAPVHERRLLAIDPGFKSGCKLAALDEFGNLLDHGLINIIGKEERQAEARQKAVELIDKHQLNTIVIGNGTACRATEQFVAGLLAGELTGRSISYTIVNEAGASVYSTSQVGRAEFPNYDATLRGAISIGRRLQDPLSELVKIDPANIGVGMYQHDMKAKHLKDSLDAVVESAVNFVGVDLNTASASLLRYVSGLNQLTAQRLVEHRTANGPFRNREQLKEVNGIGDGTFVQAAGFLKIAGGDNPLDTTWIHPESYTAATAVLSKVEAAPTDLLDKERAASLAQRTGQLQVDPLAGELSLGALTLRDIIAQLGRPGRDPRESLPPPMFKQGIIKVDDLTPGMELAGTVLNVVDFGAFVDIGLKDSGLVHISQLADRYVKDPHEVVSVGDMVKVWVIEVDKQRRRVSLTMIEPGTRRPPPQRRGRDEQSGEQQAGEQGGGQQRPPQQQRSSAQQGSSGQQRPPRSAQQQPQRSHAAGGRPPQQRHEYAKGRPEKSRAPAQFTSKPQPKEIVPLTEAMKKGKAPLRTFGDLKQFFTQQPTEAEPKPPESEKPAE is encoded by the coding sequence ATGCCCAATTTGCCGGTTATCGATCTGGGTCAGATTGCCGCCGCCGTGCGGTTACCGCTGGCGCGCGTCGAAGCCGTCGTCGGCCTGCTCGACGCTGGCAATACGGTGCCGTTCATCACGCGCTACCGCAAGGACCAGACGGGCGGGCTCGACGAAGAGCAAATCCGCGCCGTGCAAGAGCGCGTAATCAAAGAACGCCTGCTGGCCGAGCGCAAGCAGACGATTCTCCGCTCGATCGAGTCGCAAGGCCGGCTGACCCCCGAGTTGTCGGCGGCCATCGCCAAGGCCGACACCACCAAGCGACTCGAAGACTTGTACCTGCCGTACAAGCCCAAGAAACAAACCCTCGCCACCACGGCCCGGCAGCGCGAACTGGAACCGTTGGCGCTGGAAATCCTGAACGCCGACTCGGCCTGCGCCGACCTCGACGCGCGAGCGCGCGATTTCGTCAACCCGGACAAGCACGTCGGCTCGGCGGCCGACGCGCTGCTGGGGGCGGGTCACATCCTGGCCGAGATGTTCAGCGAGCGGGCCGATCTGCGCGAACGTCTGCGGCCGATCTTCGACCGCTCGGGACGAATCATCACTAGCGCCATCGAGCAAGAGTCCAAGAAGACTTCCGAGCCAGCGGCGCCAGCCAAGGAAGCTGAAACCCAGGAGGCGTCCGCGGACGAGTCGATTCCCGCGCCGGCCGTGGCCTCGACGACTGTTGAACCCGAGGCCGAAGCGCCAACCGACCCCGAACCCGCCCCCTCGGAACCATCCGTAGCTGCCGAACTGGCGAGCACGGCTGTCGAAACCACCTCGGAGACCAGTGCCGCCGTGGCCGAGGCTCCCGCGCCGACAGACAGTGCGGCTCCTGCCCCGGCCATGGCCAAGCCGGCCAAGGGGGAAGCGGGCAAGAAGAAAAAGGCCACCGATCTGCGCAAGCAGCGGAAGCTCGATCGCCAGAAAGAGCGTCAGGCCTGGCTGCAGCGCGCGTTCCGCGACTATTTCAACTTCAGCGACGAGCTGGGGAAGATTCCGCCCCACCGCATTCTGGCCATCAACCGGGGCGAGCGGGCGCGGATCCTGCGCATCAAGATTGAGTTCGACGTCGCCGGTATGCAACAGGCCGCCGAGGACTTGCTCGTGCCGGCCGTGCATCCGCACGCCGAGTTTCTGCGCGGCTGCGTCCGTGACGCGCTGACGCGGCTGGTGTTGCCGAGCCTGGAACGTGAAGTCCGCCGCGAGTTGACTGATCTGGCCGAAGAGCACGCGGTCGAGGTGTTCATCCAGAACCTGCGCAAGTTGTTGTTGCAAGCGCCGGTCCACGAGCGCCGTTTGCTGGCGATCGACCCGGGCTTCAAGAGCGGTTGCAAGCTGGCCGCGCTCGACGAGTTCGGCAACCTGCTGGATCACGGCCTGATCAACATCATTGGCAAGGAAGAGCGCCAGGCCGAAGCTCGCCAGAAAGCTGTCGAACTGATCGACAAGCATCAACTGAACACGATTGTCATCGGCAACGGCACGGCTTGCCGGGCGACCGAGCAATTTGTGGCTGGGCTGCTGGCCGGCGAACTGACGGGACGAAGCATCAGCTACACGATCGTCAACGAAGCGGGGGCCAGCGTCTATTCGACCAGCCAGGTCGGCCGCGCCGAGTTTCCCAATTACGACGCCACGCTGCGCGGGGCCATTTCGATTGGTCGTCGCTTGCAGGATCCGCTGAGCGAGCTGGTCAAGATCGACCCGGCCAACATCGGCGTGGGCATGTATCAGCACGACATGAAGGCCAAGCACCTCAAGGATTCGCTCGACGCGGTCGTCGAATCGGCGGTGAACTTTGTCGGCGTCGATCTGAACACGGCCAGCGCGTCGCTATTGCGCTATGTGTCTGGGCTGAATCAACTGACGGCCCAGCGGCTGGTCGAGCACCGCACCGCGAACGGCCCGTTCCGCAATCGCGAGCAACTCAAGGAAGTCAACGGCATCGGCGACGGCACTTTTGTCCAGGCGGCGGGCTTTTTGAAAATTGCCGGCGGCGACAACCCGCTGGACACGACCTGGATTCATCCCGAAAGCTACACGGCGGCCACGGCCGTGCTGTCCAAGGTCGAGGCCGCGCCGACCGACCTGCTCGACAAAGAGCGGGCCGCGTCGCTGGCCCAGCGCACCGGTCAATTGCAGGTCGACCCATTGGCTGGGGAATTGAGCCTGGGCGCGCTCACGCTGCGGGACATCATTGCCCAGCTTGGCCGCCCCGGCCGCGACCCGCGCGAATCGCTGCCGCCGCCGATGTTCAAGCAGGGGATTATCAAGGTTGACGATCTGACGCCGGGCATGGAGTTGGCCGGCACGGTGCTGAACGTGGTCGACTTCGGCGCGTTCGTCGACATCGGGCTGAAGGACAGCGGGCTCGTCCACATCAGCCAGTTGGCCGATCGGTACGTCAAGGATCCGCACGAAGTCGTCTCGGTCGGCGATATGGTGAAGGTCTGGGTGATCGAAGTCGACAAGCAGCGCCGCCGCGTGTCGTTGACAATGATCGAGCCCGGCACGCGCCGCCCACCGCCACAACGCCGCGGCCGCGACGAACAGTCCGGCGAGCAACAAGCAGGCGAACAGGGGGGCGGGCAGCAGCGCCCACCGCAACAACAGCGATCATCTGCTCAGCAGGGCTCTTCGGGCCAACAACGTCCGCCACGCTCGGCGCAACAACAACCGCAGCGTTCCCACGCGGCTGGCGGTCGACCGCCGCAGCAGCGCCATGAATACGCCAAGGGGCGTCCGGAAAAGTCGCGCGCGCCGGCCCAGTTCACGTCAAAGCCGCAGCCCAAAGAGATCGTGCCGCTGACCGAGGCGATGAAAAAAGGGAAAGCCCCGCTGCGGACGTTCGGCGATCTGAAGCAGTTCTTCACCCAGCAGCCAACCGAAGCCGAACCCAAGCCGCCGGAATCCGAAAAGCCTGCGGAATAG
- a CDS encoding zinc metallopeptidase, which translates to MYMPFDPIYFVFLAPALLLAMWAQFRVKSAYAVAQQIPASLSGAAAARLLLNHAGLNDISIEVTPGELSDHYDPGQKVLRLSPAVYHNQSIAAVGIAAHEAGHAMQDAESYALMMLRNAAVPLANFGGGISSLLLMVGLLARSHTMITIGIVAFSCVVFFQVVNLPVEFDASNRAKRHLVELGVIDRDGLEYVRGVLNAAAWTYVAGTLQSIMTLLYYVMRFSGGSRSDYDEG; encoded by the coding sequence ATGTACATGCCGTTTGATCCCATCTATTTCGTGTTCCTGGCGCCGGCGCTGTTGCTGGCGATGTGGGCGCAATTTCGTGTGAAGTCGGCCTATGCCGTCGCCCAGCAAATCCCGGCCAGTTTGTCGGGAGCCGCGGCCGCGCGCCTGTTGCTGAATCACGCTGGCTTGAATGACATCAGCATCGAGGTCACGCCCGGCGAGCTGAGCGATCACTACGATCCGGGCCAGAAGGTTCTGCGGCTTAGCCCCGCGGTCTATCACAACCAGTCGATCGCGGCCGTGGGCATTGCCGCGCACGAAGCCGGCCACGCCATGCAAGACGCCGAGAGCTACGCGCTGATGATGCTGCGCAACGCGGCCGTGCCGTTGGCGAACTTTGGCGGCGGCATTAGTTCGCTGCTGTTGATGGTCGGCCTGCTGGCCCGTAGCCACACCATGATCACGATTGGCATCGTCGCCTTTTCGTGCGTGGTCTTCTTCCAGGTCGTGAATCTGCCGGTCGAGTTCGACGCCAGCAATCGCGCCAAACGCCACCTGGTGGAACTAGGCGTGATCGATCGCGACGGGCTCGAATACGTGCGCGGCGTGTTGAACGCGGCGGCCTGGACCTATGTGGCCGGCACGCTGCAATCGATCATGACGCTGCTGTACTACGTGATGCGCTTCAGCGGCGGCAGCCGCAGCGACTACGACGAGGGTTAG
- the thiS gene encoding sulfur carrier protein ThiS produces the protein MQITLNGQPRCIEAGATVSLLLAELGIKAPHVAVEVNLNLVPRAEHPRHVLRAGDAVEVVTLAGGG, from the coding sequence GTGCAGATCACCCTCAACGGCCAGCCACGGTGCATCGAGGCCGGCGCCACGGTGTCGCTGTTGCTGGCCGAGTTGGGCATCAAGGCGCCCCACGTGGCCGTCGAGGTGAACCTGAACCTGGTGCCGCGCGCCGAACATCCGCGCCACGTGCTGCGCGCCGGCGACGCGGTCGAGGTCGTCACGCTAGCTGGCGGCGGCTAG
- a CDS encoding neutral/alkaline non-lysosomal ceramidase N-terminal domain-containing protein, protein MKHKAASLSSRGAACVCFLTTWMCLVGFAAGGEAAPGELKAGFGQVDITPPVGAIITGPGGPTSTGTDDPLRARAMVVESGGKKLVIVGVDLVKIRHDLADRAIALVTQQTDITRDAVLVCPSHNHSSPLIPADGDKATANKAYIDTLPKLIADSIVRANQALQPARMSIGRSLVLEGHINRRLISKSDGLVLNTWLKKLNDLKQVPQVLGSEGVIDPELWLVRFDTRDGKMLGSLVNFTCHPCLHDRIKIHTWSADFPGVIAEYVTKEFGPQAVCVFTQGASGNIQPPVSWAPDWKERSAVFATAAVDAAKAAIPVEGPVVVDYARRDIDVPRCNAEAQRPGAISRLGWRPESFEGAKRTAAAMPHLLNVPVSAARIGPFAIATNAGELFVEWGILVKKRSPFPHTILSELTNDWVGYEPTELAFQHEGYETLAGANFVALEGIQKLVDTAVEMLDELWKKGNGPN, encoded by the coding sequence ATGAAACATAAAGCTGCCTCGCTTTCCTCACGCGGAGCCGCGTGCGTCTGCTTTCTCACGACGTGGATGTGTCTGGTTGGCTTTGCTGCCGGAGGGGAGGCGGCGCCAGGTGAATTGAAGGCTGGCTTTGGCCAGGTAGACATCACACCACCGGTGGGAGCCATCATTACGGGTCCGGGAGGACCGACGAGCACTGGCACCGATGATCCGCTACGGGCGCGGGCGATGGTTGTCGAGAGTGGCGGCAAGAAGCTCGTCATCGTGGGCGTGGACCTGGTGAAAATTCGTCACGACTTGGCGGATCGAGCCATCGCGCTCGTGACCCAGCAGACGGACATCACGCGCGATGCGGTGCTGGTTTGCCCGAGCCACAACCATAGCTCCCCGCTGATCCCGGCCGACGGCGACAAGGCCACGGCCAACAAAGCCTACATCGACACCCTGCCCAAGCTGATCGCCGACAGCATCGTCCGGGCGAACCAAGCGCTGCAGCCCGCCCGCATGTCGATCGGGCGCTCGCTGGTCCTGGAGGGGCACATCAACCGCCGGCTGATTTCCAAGTCGGACGGGCTTGTGCTGAACACCTGGCTCAAGAAGTTGAACGATCTCAAGCAGGTGCCGCAGGTGCTCGGCAGCGAAGGGGTCATTGACCCGGAGCTGTGGCTGGTGCGGTTTGATACGCGGGATGGAAAAATGCTCGGGTCGCTGGTGAACTTCACCTGCCACCCCTGCCTGCACGATCGCATCAAGATTCACACCTGGTCGGCGGATTTTCCTGGTGTGATCGCGGAATACGTCACGAAGGAGTTCGGGCCACAAGCGGTGTGTGTCTTTACGCAGGGTGCGTCCGGCAACATTCAGCCCCCCGTGAGTTGGGCGCCAGACTGGAAGGAGCGCTCCGCCGTATTTGCCACAGCGGCCGTGGATGCCGCGAAGGCAGCGATTCCCGTCGAGGGGCCCGTGGTCGTGGACTATGCGCGTCGCGATATCGACGTGCCGCGCTGCAATGCCGAGGCGCAGCGTCCGGGGGCCATCAGTCGACTGGGCTGGCGACCGGAATCATTCGAGGGGGCGAAACGCACCGCTGCGGCGATGCCGCACCTGCTGAATGTGCCGGTGAGCGCTGCGCGGATTGGCCCGTTCGCCATCGCGACGAACGCGGGTGAGCTGTTTGTCGAATGGGGCATCTTGGTGAAGAAACGCTCGCCTTTCCCACACACCATCCTGAGCGAACTGACCAACGACTGGGTCGGCTACGAACCCACGGAATTGGCCTTCCAGCACGAGGGCTACGAGACGCTAGCCGGCGCGAATTTCGTGGCGCTCGAAGGCATTCAAAAGCTTGTGGATACCGCGGTCGAAATGCTTGACGAGCTTTGGAAGAAGGGCAACGGCCCGAATTGA
- a CDS encoding ADP-ribosylation factor-directed GTPase activating protein isoform b, with protein sequence MSLFVRSWRGVVLSSVGLLGVYAGALFLTGCNDTSATSSPTAPAPAASTALPSDEQLKARLDAVIDEVKRRRLNPKVNNAWQIVHGVLSYGYDLQLSVDGQPVTKGLDWILNGGEFKGWVFTPGEKGLESPLDPGSKVGSGHEDQWVGYMSQCGVPMDTPLIVNGTTYHVRDLLTQAEWDTRDGMEATWTLMALCTYMPPDHSWVARDGSKWNIDRLVAMETPRQISNLGEAACGGSHRMYTLAVAVNRRLRAGGPLDGGWAAAQKMIDECVQAARMYQQPDGSFSTNYFQRSGTAGDVALRLNNTGHTFEFLAVCLPDEELSKPWMVRACVSLLKMFEMTKDLDQECGGLYHASHGLRIYRARRFGEDATMHPVASPLTAK encoded by the coding sequence ATGTCTTTGTTCGTTCGGTCGTGGCGTGGCGTGGTGCTGTCGAGTGTCGGGTTGCTGGGCGTATACGCCGGGGCCTTGTTTTTGACCGGGTGCAATGACACCTCGGCGACGTCGTCGCCCACCGCACCGGCGCCAGCTGCGTCGACCGCTCTGCCCAGCGACGAGCAATTGAAGGCCCGGCTCGACGCCGTGATCGACGAGGTGAAACGCCGCCGGTTGAATCCCAAGGTGAACAACGCCTGGCAGATCGTTCATGGCGTGTTGTCCTACGGCTATGACCTGCAATTAAGCGTTGACGGTCAGCCCGTCACCAAAGGCCTCGACTGGATTTTGAACGGTGGCGAGTTCAAAGGCTGGGTCTTCACCCCCGGCGAAAAAGGGCTTGAGTCGCCGCTTGATCCCGGCAGCAAGGTCGGTTCGGGGCACGAGGACCAGTGGGTCGGCTACATGTCCCAGTGTGGCGTGCCAATGGACACGCCGCTGATTGTCAACGGCACAACCTACCATGTGCGCGATCTGCTGACGCAAGCCGAGTGGGACACGCGCGACGGCATGGAAGCCACTTGGACGTTGATGGCGCTGTGTACCTATATGCCGCCGGATCATTCTTGGGTGGCGCGCGACGGCAGCAAGTGGAACATCGACCGGCTGGTGGCGATGGAAACGCCGCGTCAAATTTCCAACCTGGGCGAGGCGGCCTGCGGCGGCTCGCACCGGATGTACACCCTGGCCGTGGCGGTCAATCGTCGGCTTCGCGCCGGCGGGCCGTTGGATGGCGGCTGGGCGGCGGCCCAGAAGATGATCGACGAATGCGTACAGGCCGCGCGGATGTACCAGCAGCCCGACGGCTCGTTCTCAACCAACTACTTCCAGCGCTCGGGCACCGCGGGGGACGTGGCGCTGCGGCTTAACAACACAGGCCACACGTTCGAGTTCCTGGCGGTTTGTCTGCCCGACGAGGAGCTGTCGAAACCTTGGATGGTCAGGGCCTGCGTCTCGCTGTTGAAGATGTTCGAGATGACCAAGGATCTCGACCAGGAATGTGGCGGGCTGTATCACGCATCGCACGGGTTGCGCATCTATCGCGCCCGTCGGTTCGGCGAAGATGCCACCATGCACCCGGTGGCCTCGCCCCTGACGGCGAAATAG
- a CDS encoding thiazole synthase, with the protein MATDVAPSNDTAIDDDRFQLGRHWLTSRLIVGTGKYSSYELMGESLRASGTECVTVAVRRERLVDSAGRNLLDHLDTSRYILLPNTAGCFTADDAVRVARLGREILSGLNNPGADWVKLEVLADTKTLLPDPVATLEATKRLVADGFQVLCYTTDDPVIARQLKQAGATSVMPAGSPIGSGQGVLNANNIRICLEYLKQDDPDYPVIVDAGVGTASDVAFAMELGVDGVLLNTAIAHAADPVRMARAMQAACAAGRLAYRSGRIPRRLYATASSPDEGTIAPSRRR; encoded by the coding sequence ATGGCTACCGACGTCGCCCCCTCGAACGATACCGCGATTGATGACGACCGCTTCCAACTGGGCCGGCACTGGCTGACCAGTCGGCTGATCGTTGGCACCGGCAAGTACTCGTCTTACGAGTTGATGGGGGAATCGCTCCGCGCTTCGGGGACCGAATGCGTAACGGTGGCCGTGCGGCGTGAACGGCTGGTCGACTCGGCCGGTCGCAACTTGCTGGATCACCTGGACACGTCGCGCTATATCCTGCTGCCGAACACGGCTGGCTGCTTCACCGCGGACGATGCCGTGCGCGTGGCGCGGTTGGGGCGTGAAATCCTCAGCGGCCTGAACAACCCCGGCGCCGACTGGGTGAAACTGGAAGTCTTGGCCGATACCAAGACGCTGCTGCCTGACCCCGTGGCGACCTTGGAAGCGACGAAGCGACTGGTGGCGGACGGCTTTCAGGTGCTTTGTTACACGACCGACGATCCGGTGATTGCGCGGCAATTGAAGCAAGCCGGCGCTACCAGCGTGATGCCCGCCGGCAGCCCGATCGGCTCGGGGCAGGGGGTTCTGAACGCGAACAACATCCGCATCTGCCTCGAATACCTGAAGCAAGACGACCCGGACTATCCGGTCATCGTCGATGCCGGCGTGGGGACGGCCAGCGACGTGGCCTTTGCCATGGAGCTAGGCGTCGACGGCGTGCTGCTGAACACGGCCATCGCCCACGCGGCCGATCCGGTTCGCATGGCGCGGGCCATGCAAGCGGCCTGCGCGGCCGGCCGGTTGGCATACCGCTCGGGGCGCATTCCGCGGCGATTGTACGCCACGGCCAGCAGCCCCGACGAAGGCACCATCGCCCCCTCTCGGCGGCGATAA
- a CDS encoding Gfo/Idh/MocA family oxidoreductase, whose amino-acid sequence MALVGGGAGSFIGRVHCTAAVLDNRAALVAGALSSDPAKAKASAADYDIPAARAYGSITELVASETKLPASERIDFVSVATPNHTHFAIAKAAVDAGFNVICDKPMTFDLAQAETLAETVKKSGVVFAVSHNYTGYPLVRQAREMILNGDLGEINAIRSCYIQGWLRTRLEQDSQKQAAWRTDPSKSGIAGCFGDIGTHAYNLARYTTGLLPETISCHLKIFVPGRQLDDYGCAMVRFENGALGTVTASQISHGRENDLFIEIDGTKGSLEWHQEEPNKLIVRRNGQPMNIYTRNPNADYMTGGAKAACRLPGGHPEAFFEAFANVYRASFDDMALRAEGKPFEKTNTVYPNVNDGVEGMYFIQQSVASSKENGAWLPMKHPLARK is encoded by the coding sequence ATGGCGTTGGTCGGGGGCGGCGCGGGCTCCTTTATCGGTCGCGTCCATTGCACGGCCGCCGTGCTCGACAACCGGGCCGCCTTGGTCGCCGGCGCGCTGTCCAGCGATCCGGCCAAGGCCAAGGCCTCGGCTGCCGACTACGATATTCCGGCGGCGCGGGCCTATGGTTCCATCACTGAACTGGTTGCCAGCGAGACCAAGTTGCCGGCCAGCGAGCGCATCGACTTTGTCTCGGTGGCCACGCCGAACCACACCCACTTTGCCATCGCCAAGGCCGCCGTCGACGCCGGCTTCAACGTCATCTGTGACAAGCCGATGACGTTCGATCTGGCCCAGGCCGAAACCTTGGCCGAGACGGTCAAGAAGTCGGGCGTGGTGTTCGCGGTCAGCCACAACTACACCGGCTATCCGCTGGTGCGTCAAGCGCGCGAGATGATCTTGAACGGCGACCTGGGCGAGATCAACGCCATCCGGTCCTGCTACATCCAAGGCTGGCTGCGCACTCGGCTGGAACAAGACTCGCAGAAGCAAGCCGCCTGGCGAACCGATCCGTCCAAGAGCGGCATCGCGGGTTGCTTTGGCGACATCGGCACGCACGCTTACAACTTGGCTCGCTACACGACCGGCTTGCTGCCCGAAACGATCAGTTGCCATCTCAAGATTTTCGTGCCGGGCCGTCAGCTCGACGATTATGGTTGCGCGATGGTCCGGTTCGAGAACGGCGCGCTAGGCACGGTGACCGCTTCGCAGATCAGTCATGGTCGCGAGAACGATTTGTTCATCGAAATCGACGGCACCAAGGGCTCGCTCGAATGGCACCAGGAAGAGCCGAACAAGCTGATCGTGCGTCGCAACGGGCAGCCGATGAACATCTACACGCGCAACCCGAACGCCGATTACATGACCGGTGGCGCCAAGGCGGCGTGCCGCTTGCCGGGCGGGCACCCCGAGGCGTTCTTCGAGGCCTTTGCCAATGTCTATCGCGCGTCCTTCGACGACATGGCGCTGAGGGCCGAGGGAAAACCGTTCGAGAAGACGAACACGGTTTACCCGAATGTGAACGACGGCGTGGAAGGGATGTACTTCATCCAGCAATCGGTGGCCAGCAGCAAGGAAAACGGCGCTTGGCTGCCGATGAAGCACCCCTTGGCCCGCAAGTAA